Proteins from one Nicotiana tabacum cultivar K326 chromosome 23, ASM71507v2, whole genome shotgun sequence genomic window:
- the LOC142177234 gene encoding uncharacterized protein LOC142177234 — MTRPVLSGNLARWSILFNQYEITYTPQKVVKGQALADFLVDHPLPAEWELSDEFPDEDILFVEELSLWTMFFDRSTRQKSAGAGVVLVSSDRQILPFSFVLGETCSNNAAEYQALIIGLEMALDMKILQLEIYDNSKLIINQLLGIYDVKKEDLFPYHQYASCLLERFDQVFLNHIPREESHMADALANLATAMTLRENESTKVHVCHRWVIPRLLDLQINESHHMSVGVIEE, encoded by the coding sequence ATGACTCGACCTGTTCTTTCTGGAAACCTAGCAAGATGGTCTATATTGTTTAACCAATATGAGATCACATACACACCTCAAAAGGTTGTGAAAGGACAAGCACTCGCTGATTTTCTAGTTGATCACCCTCTTCCCGCGGAATGGGAGCTTTCTGATGAGTTTCCAGATGAAGACATTTTGTTCGTTGAAGAATTGTCACTGTGGACAATGTTCTTTGATAGATCCACACGTCAGAAAAGTGCGGGGGCAGGTGTTGTGTTAGTCTCTTCAGATAGACAaatcttgccattctcctttgttTTAGGTGAAACATGCTCCAACAATGCTGCAGAGTACCAAGCTTTGATCATCGGTCTTGAAATGGCATTAGACATGAAGATTCTACAGTTGGAGATATACGACAACTCTAAGTTGATCATCAACCAACTTTTGGGGATTTACGATGTAAAGAAGGAAGATCTTTTTCCATACCACCAATATGCTTCTTGTTTACTCGAAAGATTCGACCAAGTATTCTTAAACCACATCCCAAGAGAAGAAAGTCACatggctgatgctttggctaactTGGCCACGGCGATGACACTTAGAGAGAATGAGTCAACAAAGGTACATGTGTGTCATCGATGGGTCATTCCTAGACTTCTTGATCTTCAAATCAACGAAAGTCATCATATGTCCGTTGGGGTGATTGAAGAATAG